A window of Desulfobacterales bacterium genomic DNA:
GGAAGGAACCTCGTCATGACATTGATTGTCGTGCTCACGTTTTTGGTTTTCGCCCTCCTCGGCATGCCGTTGGCGTTCGCCCTGGGCTTCGCGTCCATCGGGGCACTGCTGGTGGAGGATATCGAACTACTGGTCCTTCCCCAGCGCATGCTCCACGCCGTCGACAACTTCCCGCTCATGGCCATTCCGCTGTTCATGCTGGCAGGCGAGTTGATGGTCAAGGCCGGGATCATGACGCGACTGATCGATTTCGCCAACCGCCTGGTGGGGAGAATTCACGGGGGCCTGGCCCATGTGACCATCCTGTCGGGCATGATTCTGGCCGCCGTGAGCGGGGCCGCCGTGGCCAGCGCATCCGCCCTCGGAACGACCCTAGTCCCGGCCCTGCGGAAGCATTATGATTCCGGCTATACAAGCGCCGTCGTCGCCTCGGCGGCCAACCTCGGTCCGATCATTCCGCCCAGCAACGCGATGATCGTCTATGCCCTGATGGCCGGGGCGGGCGTTTCGGTCGGCGGCCTCTTCATGGCCGGAATCGTTCCGGGGCTCATCTTGACCATCGGTTTCATGGTCCTATCGAGTATCATCTCTTACCGCCGGGGCTACCCGCTCACAGGGGAGAAGTTTCATCTCATGAGCGTCCTTCGGGAGTCGCGAAAGGCGCTGATTATCATCATGATGCCGGTTATCGTCGTGGGTGGCATCGTCGGGGGCGTCTTTACCCCGACCGAAGGGGCGGCCATTGCGGTGGTTTACGCGCTGATCATCGGTTTCTTCGTCACCAAGGCGCTCAAGCTGTCCGACCTACCGGGAACGCTCTTCCGGGCGGCTGTGACCTCCGCGATGGTCTGTGCTCTGATTGCCTTCGCGGCGACGGTGACCTTCGTCTTTACGATCGACATGGCACCCAAAAGGCTCTCGGATTTCATCCAAGCCCTGACAGGCAATCCCTCGGCGTTCATCCTGTTGGTCATGGTGATGCTCATTGTGGTCGGCATGTTCATCGAGTCCAACGCCGCCTACATCATGCTGGTCCCCCTGTTCGCACCGATCGCGGTCGCCTACAACATCGATCCGCTCTATTTCGGATTCCTCTTCGTCCTGAACCTGGTGGCCGGCATGATGACACCGCCCGTCGGCGTTCTGCTTTTTGTGATGTGCGGGATCACCCGCATATCGATGACCGACCTGATCCGTAGCGTCTGGCCATTCGTTGCGCTGCAATACGGGGTTCTGATGTTATGCTTTTTGTTTCCCTCCCTCGTAACGGCCCTGCCACGTTATCTGGGCTTCTAATGGAGCAAGTGTTTCCCTCGGGCAGGACCCCGGGGATGGTTGTCGGACAGGTGATTTTTCCTAAACACGCAGGATAATTCCTGCATTAACCAGAAGGAAAGTAAGGAGGAATCGATGAAGTTTCTAAAGCACTGCACGATGTTTGGAATCCTATTGTCCTTTGGACTGGCGGCCGGGACGGCTGTGGGTGCTGAAAAGGTCACTTTACGCGCCCTCGGCAACTTTACCAAGCAGATCCAGAGCACTGCGGTCGAGCAGCCCTTCTTTAAAAAACTCGGCGAGGAGAGTGGCGGCCGGTTGAATGTCCAGTTCCGGACAATGGATGAACTGGGTCAGAAGGGCTTTCAGGGCATGCGCCAGCTCAAGGGCGGCGTTTTCGATATCATGGCCATCCAGCTCGGTTACGTCAGTGGCGACGACCCTTTCTTTCAGGGGGTTGACCTTGTCGGTGTTTCGCCGGATATTGCCACAACTAGGAAAGTGGCCGAAGCCTACCGGGAGGAATTCGACAGTCGCCTGCAGAAGAAGTTCGGCGGCAAGCTCCTGGCGATCTGGCCCTACGGCGACCAGATTTTCTGGTTCAAGGATAAAGTGAATGGGCTCGACGATTTCAAGGGGAAAAAGATCCGGATCTTCAGCCGTCCCATGGCGGAGTTTGTCAAAAAATTTGGCGCCACCGGCGTCAGCCTGGCTTTTCCCGAGGTTTATACCTCCCTGCACACGGGCGTCATTGATGGTGCCGTATCCGGATCACTGGCCGGCAATACGGCCTCTTGGTACGAAGCGGCCAATCACCTCTATATGATGCCCATGGGCTACTCGCTTCAATTGCACGTCGTGAATCTGGATTTCTGGAACAAACTCACTCCCGACGTGAAGGATTATCTGACAAAGAAGTTCAAGGAACTCGAGGATGAGCTCTGGAAGCTCGGCGCATCCGCGACCCAAGACGGGGTGAACTGTAACACCGGGCAAGGGGTCTGCACCTACGGCAAGAAGGGCAAAATGTCAGTTGTTCATGCCAACGCAAAAGACAAGGAACGGATGAAAAAGGCGGTGGAGGAGGTTGTCCTCCCTGACTGGGCCGCGTCGGCCAACAAGATTGATCCCAAGGCCATCGAGATCTGGAACCGGACCGTGGGAAAGGTCGTTGGCATGACCATCAAGTAGCGTCAGACATTCAAGAAATTTGGACCACCCATCCGGAGGGGGACGGCGCGGGGTGCGCCGCTCCTCTCCTTCAGGGAGCAGGAGGTCGTGATGAATCTCCGTCGGATGATTGAACGTTTTGATGGCGCCAGTCGCTTTTTCGCGATTACGGCAGGATGGGCACTTCTGGGGTTGTCCGTATACATCGGCATCGACGTGGTTGGGCGGAAGCTGCTGAACATCACCCTTCAGGGGTCCGACGAAATCGGCGGCTACATCATGGCTGCCATATGCGCTTTCGGTTTTTCCTACGCTCTTGCCAAACGGGCGCACATCCGCCTGAATCTGATTCTCCCTCACCTGCCCCCGGGCTTTCAAGGGATCGCAAACGTCTTGGCCTACTCGGCGCTGGCGGGATACGCCTATATGCTGGCC
This region includes:
- a CDS encoding TRAP transporter small permease produces the protein MNLRRMIERFDGASRFFAITAGWALLGLSVYIGIDVVGRKLLNITLQGSDEIGGYIMAAICAFGFSYALAKRAHIRLNLILPHLPPGFQGIANVLAYSALAGYAYMLAWRGSALFLESWQLQAIAPTPLQTPLWLPQMIWVAGLVWFSIHMTMYLVEILILVWTGRMTELNGIFGVETVEKETSREIEEAKRDQQKRAPSSQLFPRN
- a CDS encoding TRAP transporter large permease codes for the protein GRNLVMTLIVVLTFLVFALLGMPLAFALGFASIGALLVEDIELLVLPQRMLHAVDNFPLMAIPLFMLAGELMVKAGIMTRLIDFANRLVGRIHGGLAHVTILSGMILAAVSGAAVASASALGTTLVPALRKHYDSGYTSAVVASAANLGPIIPPSNAMIVYALMAGAGVSVGGLFMAGIVPGLILTIGFMVLSSIISYRRGYPLTGEKFHLMSVLRESRKALIIIMMPVIVVGGIVGGVFTPTEGAAIAVVYALIIGFFVTKALKLSDLPGTLFRAAVTSAMVCALIAFAATVTFVFTIDMAPKRLSDFIQALTGNPSAFILLVMVMLIVVGMFIESNAAYIMLVPLFAPIAVAYNIDPLYFGFLFVLNLVAGMMTPPVGVLLFVMCGITRISMTDLIRSVWPFVALQYGVLMLCFLFPSLVTALPRYLGF
- a CDS encoding TRAP transporter substrate-binding protein — translated: MKFLKHCTMFGILLSFGLAAGTAVGAEKVTLRALGNFTKQIQSTAVEQPFFKKLGEESGGRLNVQFRTMDELGQKGFQGMRQLKGGVFDIMAIQLGYVSGDDPFFQGVDLVGVSPDIATTRKVAEAYREEFDSRLQKKFGGKLLAIWPYGDQIFWFKDKVNGLDDFKGKKIRIFSRPMAEFVKKFGATGVSLAFPEVYTSLHTGVIDGAVSGSLAGNTASWYEAANHLYMMPMGYSLQLHVVNLDFWNKLTPDVKDYLTKKFKELEDELWKLGASATQDGVNCNTGQGVCTYGKKGKMSVVHANAKDKERMKKAVEEVVLPDWAASANKIDPKAIEIWNRTVGKVVGMTIK